The Primulina eburnea isolate SZY01 chromosome 8, ASM2296580v1, whole genome shotgun sequence genome contains a region encoding:
- the LOC140839369 gene encoding cinnamoyl-CoA reductase 1: protein MEEKQGELVCVTGGSGYIGSWLVQLLLQRGYSVNATVKNLKDEKETKHLEAMEGAESRLRLFQMDLLDYNSIVAAVTGTAGVFHLASPCIVDQVHDPQRELLDPAISGTINVLTAAKELGVRRVVVTSSISAIIPSPNWPGDVVKNEDCWADEEFCMRNGVWYPLSKTLAEKAAWKFAKENDLDIVVMNPGTVMGPIIPPTLNASMLMILRLLQGWTEVYENFFMGSVHVKDVALAHILVYENTLATGRHLCVEAISHYGDFAAKVAECYPEYKVPRLPEDTQPGLLRSEDAAKKLIDMGLHFIPMEQIIKDSVESLRSRGYIS, encoded by the exons ATGGAAGAGAAACAAGGAGAATTAGTTTGTGTAACAGGTGGGAGCGGCTACATCGGCTCATGGCTCGTTCAGCTTCTCCTTCAGCGCGGCTACAGCGTCAACGCCACCGTCAAGAATCTCA AAGATGAGAAAGAAACGAAGCACTTAGAAGCGATGGAAGGAGCTGAATCCCGCCTTCGTCTTTTCCAGATGGATTTACTTGATTATAATTCCATTGTTGCCGCTGTTACGGGTACCGCCGGAGTGTTTCACCTTGCTTCTCCTTGCATTGTCGATCAAGTCCACGATCCGCAG CGTGAATTATTGGATCCGGCAATTAGTGGCACGATTAATGTACTGACGGCAGCCAAAGAGCTCGGAGTTCGACGGGTGGTTGTAACATCTTCAATATCGGCTATTATTCCTAGTCCCAATTGGCCGGGTGATGTGGTTAAGAATGAAGATTGCTGGGCAGACGAAGAGTTCTGCATGAGAAATGGG gtttggtatcCACTTTCTAAAACGCTAGCTGAAAAAGCTGCTTGGAAATTTGCCAAGGAAAATGATCTGGATATTGTTGTTATGAATCCTGGGACTGTTATGGGTCCAATAATCCCTCCAACACTGAATGCAAGCATGTTGATGATTCTTCGCCTTCTTCAGG GCTGGACGGAAGTCTATGAGAATTTCTTTATGGGATCTGTGCATGTTAAAGATGTGGCTCTAGCACACATACTTGTGTATGAAAATACATTGGCTACTGGACGCCACTTGTGCGTTGAGGCTATTTCTCATTATGGTGACTTCGCTGCTAAGGTTGCAGAATGTTACCCTGAGTACAAGGTGCCTAG GCTACCAGAAGATACTCAACCCGGATTACTGAGGAGTGAGGATGCAGCAAAAAAGCTTATCGATATGGGTCTACATTTTATCCCCATGGAACAAATTATCAAGGATTCTGTTGAGAGTTTGAGGAGCAGAGGATATATTTCTTGA